From a region of the Thiohalomonas denitrificans genome:
- a CDS encoding peroxiredoxin family protein, whose protein sequence is MFHRLAIVVLILALPLLAAAAPQSQGLTSVEERPSAPDFSLEDMDGNLYRLSDFRGQPVIINFWATWCPPCREEMPSMQRAWEGLREKGVAMLAINVGESVDTVFQFTANYPVEFPLLFDLDSAVTEKWPVRGLPSTFVVDPEGRIVYQAIGGRGWGDPELLEPVLDLRID, encoded by the coding sequence ATGTTTCATCGACTGGCAATCGTCGTCCTTATCCTGGCGCTGCCCCTGTTGGCAGCGGCTGCTCCGCAGTCCCAGGGCCTCACTTCCGTCGAGGAGCGCCCATCCGCCCCTGATTTCAGCCTGGAGGATATGGACGGGAATCTCTACCGGCTTTCCGATTTTCGGGGTCAGCCGGTGATTATCAATTTCTGGGCCACCTGGTGCCCCCCCTGCCGCGAGGAGATGCCCTCGATGCAGCGTGCCTGGGAAGGGCTCAGGGAAAAGGGTGTGGCGATGCTCGCCATCAACGTCGGCGAGTCGGTCGATACCGTGTTCCAGTTCACTGCCAATTATCCGGTCGAGTTTCCCCTGCTTTTCGACCTGGACAGCGCGGTAACCGAAAAGTGGCCTGTGCGTGGCCTGCCCTCCACCTTTGTTGTCGATCCGGAAGGTCGAATCGTCTATCAGGCTATTGGCGGTCGGGGGTGGGGTGATCCGGAGCTGCTGGAGCCGGTTCTCGATCTGAGAATCGACTAA
- a CDS encoding efflux RND transporter permease subunit, protein MIRWFAGHPTAANLLLILLLAVGLFAAPSLKRETFPDYRPVEVSVQVEYRGATAADVEDAICRRLHDAVKGVDFLNEMECVAQDNLASATVSMLAGGDAIRFLNDIDTEVNALTDLPERAEDPIVRELNRSDLVAAVAVGGDMPLDQLENYALVLENRLMALPGVADVAIHGLSQRQWQVEVPREVLAQYGLSARELARRVASQSIDMPLGTLETRDRDIQLRFTDQRRSLDELKGLVVVSDGRGGELTLDDIANLKQVGEREEEQLHFNGERAMVLEVSKTLRDDSLEVMNDLTALVETERQRLGDGIRLSLTQDMTTIVRDRLQMLVSNGIIGLLLVILVMSLFFRPRLALWAVLGLPAAFMGAFAVMSLTGLSLNMITLVALLMAIGIVMDDAVVITDNIAAHSFRQGSPLEAVVAGTRQVLPGVLSSFLTTVSVFAPLSFLAGELGSVLEVLPVVLIAALAASLIEAFWILPHHLKGSLSGLKEENNSRFRTAFELRFSALRERVGRVADAAIRWRHAVLGAVLAIMLGSAGFMAGGHIGSEAMPAIDGDVLEADILMPQGTPFSRTQAVAEQVEAAMQRLDARFTPQQPDESPLVVATQVRFNYNPSAREAGTHVATVMVDLLTAERRSVSLDELTDAWREEIGEIAGIQSLIIQEPGFGPAGIPVEVRLQGEDLHALKTAALEVTEHLSGYSSVYNVHDNLRPGKPQRTFALAEGAHGLGLTAEEVAAQLRAALLGEIADTQRIGDQDVEVLVRQAAEDRESLDDLADHTIQLPDGRRVPLDVVAHSKEIRDWAMITRIDGRRTVTVEANVDARLSSGQAIVSDLQGGWLTDFRERHPAVDVTFEGQVARSAETGGSIGRGLLIGLIGIFVILSFQFRSYVEPLIVMVSIPLAFIGAIWGHVLMGFYLSMPSLIGAASLAGIVVNNAILLVLFIKEHRQRGLSAVAAAGQASRDRLRAIFIASSTTIAGLLPLLAETSTQADAIKPMVISVVFGLLTATVLVLLVMPALYVLFDDWGWVRKADARQQEGSDEQTGAQAQGAVRE, encoded by the coding sequence ATGATCCGCTGGTTTGCCGGCCATCCGACCGCGGCCAACCTGCTGCTGATCCTGCTGCTGGCGGTGGGACTGTTCGCCGCGCCGTCGCTTAAGCGCGAGACCTTTCCCGATTACCGGCCGGTCGAGGTGAGCGTTCAGGTGGAGTATCGCGGCGCCACCGCGGCCGATGTGGAGGACGCCATCTGCCGACGTCTGCATGATGCCGTCAAGGGGGTGGATTTTCTCAATGAGATGGAGTGCGTGGCCCAGGATAATCTGGCCAGCGCGACCGTCTCGATGCTCGCCGGAGGCGATGCCATTCGCTTTCTCAACGACATCGATACCGAGGTCAATGCCCTTACGGATCTGCCCGAGCGGGCCGAAGACCCGATCGTAAGAGAGCTGAACCGCAGCGATCTGGTGGCTGCGGTGGCCGTCGGCGGTGATATGCCCCTGGACCAGCTGGAAAACTACGCCCTGGTGTTGGAAAACCGGCTGATGGCCCTGCCCGGTGTCGCCGATGTGGCAATCCATGGGCTCTCCCAGCGTCAGTGGCAGGTGGAGGTACCCCGTGAGGTACTGGCGCAGTACGGCCTTTCGGCCCGCGAACTGGCCCGGCGGGTTGCAAGCCAGAGTATCGACATGCCGCTGGGCACCCTGGAGACCCGCGACCGTGACATCCAGCTGCGCTTTACCGACCAGCGCCGATCCCTGGATGAACTGAAGGGTTTGGTGGTCGTATCGGATGGGAGGGGCGGCGAGCTGACCCTGGACGATATTGCCAACCTGAAACAGGTCGGAGAGCGGGAGGAGGAGCAGCTCCATTTCAATGGGGAGCGCGCCATGGTGCTGGAGGTCAGCAAGACGCTACGCGACGACTCCCTGGAAGTCATGAACGATTTGACGGCGCTGGTGGAGACGGAGCGCCAGCGCCTCGGCGACGGGATACGGCTCTCCCTGACCCAGGACATGACCACCATCGTTCGCGATCGGCTGCAGATGCTGGTGAGCAACGGCATAATCGGGTTGCTGCTGGTGATCCTGGTGATGAGCCTGTTCTTTCGTCCCAGGCTGGCTCTGTGGGCTGTGCTGGGGCTGCCTGCGGCCTTCATGGGCGCCTTTGCCGTGATGAGCCTGACCGGGCTGTCGCTGAACATGATCACCCTGGTGGCACTGCTGATGGCCATCGGCATCGTTATGGATGACGCCGTCGTCATCACTGACAATATTGCCGCTCATTCCTTTCGGCAAGGCTCCCCGCTGGAGGCAGTGGTGGCGGGTACCCGTCAGGTGTTGCCGGGGGTGCTGTCCTCTTTTCTCACCACGGTTTCGGTATTTGCACCGCTGTCGTTTCTGGCCGGTGAACTGGGCTCGGTACTCGAGGTGCTGCCGGTGGTGCTGATCGCCGCCCTGGCGGCGAGCCTGATCGAGGCATTCTGGATTCTGCCCCATCACCTCAAAGGCAGCCTGTCGGGGTTGAAAGAAGAGAACAACTCCCGTTTTCGTACCGCCTTCGAACTGCGTTTTTCGGCCCTTCGAGAACGGGTCGGGCGTGTTGCGGATGCTGCCATCCGCTGGCGCCACGCCGTGCTGGGTGCGGTGCTGGCCATCATGCTGGGTTCGGCAGGGTTCATGGCCGGTGGACACATCGGCAGTGAGGCGATGCCTGCTATCGACGGCGATGTCCTCGAAGCGGATATCCTGATGCCCCAAGGCACACCGTTTTCGCGGACGCAGGCAGTGGCCGAGCAGGTAGAGGCCGCCATGCAGCGTCTCGATGCGCGCTTCACTCCGCAACAGCCGGATGAGTCGCCGTTGGTAGTAGCCACCCAGGTGCGCTTCAATTACAACCCCAGTGCCCGCGAGGCCGGCACCCATGTCGCGACGGTGATGGTCGACCTGCTCACCGCCGAGCGGCGTAGCGTCAGCCTGGACGAACTCACCGATGCCTGGCGTGAGGAGATTGGCGAGATTGCCGGGATCCAGAGCCTGATTATCCAGGAGCCGGGTTTCGGCCCCGCCGGAATACCGGTCGAGGTGCGTCTGCAGGGCGAAGACCTGCATGCCCTGAAGACTGCGGCGCTGGAGGTGACCGAACACCTGTCGGGCTATAGCAGTGTCTACAATGTTCACGATAACCTGCGACCGGGCAAGCCGCAGCGGACCTTTGCGTTGGCCGAAGGCGCCCACGGACTGGGACTGACCGCCGAGGAGGTGGCAGCGCAGCTGCGTGCCGCCCTGCTTGGGGAGATTGCCGACACCCAGCGCATCGGCGATCAGGATGTGGAGGTTCTGGTTCGCCAGGCCGCAGAGGACCGAGAGAGTCTGGATGATCTCGCTGATCACACCATCCAGCTTCCCGACGGGCGCCGGGTACCGCTGGATGTGGTGGCGCACTCGAAGGAGATCCGCGACTGGGCGATGATCACCCGCATCGATGGCCGCCGCACCGTCACAGTGGAGGCCAACGTCGATGCACGTCTCAGCAGCGGTCAGGCCATTGTCAGTGACCTGCAGGGCGGATGGCTGACCGACTTCCGGGAGCGCCACCCGGCAGTCGATGTGACCTTCGAGGGGCAGGTGGCCCGCTCTGCCGAGACCGGCGGTTCCATCGGTCGCGGCCTGCTGATCGGTCTGATCGGTATCTTCGTGATTCTCTCCTTTCAGTTCCGAAGCTATGTCGAACCGTTGATCGTGATGGTGTCGATCCCGCTGGCCTTCATCGGTGCGATCTGGGGGCACGTGTTGATGGGCTTCTATCTGTCGATGCCCTCGTTGATTGGCGCGGCCTCACTGGCGGGCATTGTGGTCAACAATGCCATTTTGCTGGTGCTCTTCATCAAGGAGCACCGCCAACGGGGGCTCTCGGCAGTCGCCGCCGCCGGCCAGGCGAGTCGTGATCGCCTGCGCGCCATCTTTATTGCTTCCAGCACCACCATTGCCGGGCTGTTGCCGTTGCTGGCCGAAACCAGCACCCAGGCCGACGCCATCAAGCCGATGGTGATCTCGGTGGTGTTCGGCCTGCTGACCGCTACCGTGCTCGTGCTGTTGGTGATGCCGGCGCTCTATGTGCTTTTCGACGATTGGGGATGGGTACGCAAGGCGGATGCCCGGCAGCAGGAGGGCTCGGATGAGCAGACAGGTGCACAGGCCCAGGGGGCTGTGCGAGAGTAG
- the arsS gene encoding arsenosugar biosynthesis radical SAM (seleno)protein ArsS (Some members of this family are selenoproteins.), translating into MLATLPLLQNGAFPVLQRDQPDTLQVNLGYRCNQSCLHCHVGAGPKRKEQMSAEIVTQVITCLESGRFIMLDLTGGAPELNPHFRQLVTAARHLGLRVIDRCNLTVLEEPGQETLAGFLAEQRVEVIASLPCYLEENVDGQRGRGVFEASLRGLRRLNALGYGQPDSGRVLNLVYNPTGPFLPPPQGPLEGKYREQLREQYGVVFNQLFTLTNLPIQRFGSRLISEGGFETYMQLLQEAFETRNLEQVMCRTLVSVDWQGWLYDCDFNQMLHLPLRAAGRERTHVSELAKLDLAGNPITVADHCFGCTAGQGSSCGGALS; encoded by the coding sequence ATGCTTGCCACGCTACCGCTGCTTCAGAACGGAGCCTTTCCCGTACTGCAACGCGACCAGCCCGATACCCTGCAGGTCAACCTCGGGTACCGATGCAACCAGTCCTGTCTGCACTGCCATGTGGGCGCCGGCCCCAAGCGGAAGGAGCAGATGTCTGCGGAGATCGTAACCCAGGTGATTACCTGCCTGGAAAGCGGACGTTTCATCATGCTCGACCTCACCGGCGGTGCGCCGGAGTTGAACCCGCATTTCCGGCAACTGGTGACGGCGGCCCGTCACCTGGGGTTGCGGGTGATCGACCGCTGCAACCTGACGGTGCTCGAAGAGCCGGGACAGGAGACACTTGCCGGGTTTCTGGCTGAGCAGCGGGTCGAGGTGATCGCCTCGCTGCCCTGTTACCTGGAGGAAAACGTCGATGGCCAGCGCGGCCGCGGCGTGTTCGAGGCCAGCCTGCGTGGCCTGCGCCGGCTGAACGCACTGGGCTATGGCCAGCCAGATAGCGGACGTGTACTCAACCTGGTCTACAACCCGACCGGCCCCTTCCTGCCGCCGCCCCAGGGGCCGCTCGAGGGAAAGTACCGGGAGCAGTTGCGTGAGCAGTACGGGGTCGTGTTCAACCAACTTTTCACACTGACCAATCTGCCCATTCAGCGCTTCGGCAGCCGCCTGATCTCCGAAGGGGGGTTCGAGACCTACATGCAGCTGCTGCAGGAGGCGTTCGAGACTCGCAACCTGGAGCAGGTAATGTGCCGAACGCTGGTCAGCGTCGACTGGCAGGGCTGGCTCTACGACTGCGACTTCAACCAGATGCTGCACCTGCCCCTGCGCGCGGCGGGGCGGGAGCGAACCCATGTCAGCGAACTGGCGAAACTCGATCTGGCGGGCAACCCGATCACCGTGGCCGACCACTGCTTCGGCTGTACCGCAGGGCAGGGCTCGAGCTGCGGGGGTGCCTTGAGCTAA
- a CDS encoding ArsR/SmtB family transcription factor, giving the protein MSRDTHFKQDLFSQFARVGKALGNGNRLELLEFLAQGERSVEVLAKASGLSVANTSQHLQHLRQAGLVATRKEGQHVFYRLSGEDVVALLECLRRVAESHVAEVERLVNTFLTVKDNLEPLPAPELLSRARDGLVTVIDVRPPEEFEAGHLPGAVNIPLSELEQHLADLPKNTEVVAYCRGPYCVLAYEAVARLRREGFQARRLQDGFPEWKQAGLPVESDTTGKQD; this is encoded by the coding sequence ATGTCAAGGGACACCCATTTCAAGCAGGACCTCTTTTCCCAGTTCGCCCGTGTCGGCAAGGCGCTCGGTAACGGTAATCGGCTCGAACTCCTGGAATTCCTGGCCCAGGGGGAGCGAAGCGTGGAGGTGCTGGCGAAGGCCTCGGGACTGAGCGTCGCCAACACCTCCCAGCATCTGCAGCACCTCCGTCAGGCCGGTCTGGTGGCCACTCGCAAGGAGGGGCAGCACGTCTTTTACCGCCTCTCCGGAGAGGACGTTGTTGCCCTGCTGGAGTGTCTGCGGCGTGTCGCGGAGAGCCATGTTGCCGAGGTGGAGCGGCTGGTGAACACGTTCCTGACGGTCAAGGACAATCTGGAGCCGTTGCCGGCGCCGGAACTTTTAAGCCGCGCGCGCGACGGTCTGGTGACCGTAATCGATGTCCGCCCGCCGGAAGAGTTCGAGGCGGGTCACCTGCCGGGTGCCGTGAACATTCCGCTTTCGGAACTGGAGCAGCACCTGGCCGACCTCCCGAAGAACACCGAGGTGGTTGCCTATTGCAGGGGACCGTACTGCGTCCTTGCCTATGAGGCGGTCGCCCGCCTGCGCCGCGAAGGTTTCCAGGCCCGGCGCCTGCAGGACGGGTTCCCCGAATGGAAACAGGCGGGACTGCCGGTGGAGTCCGACACCACCGGGAAACAGGACTGA
- a CDS encoding efflux RND transporter periplasmic adaptor subunit — MKVAFPRTRRAAVVLAGLTVGVVLAVVFVANRQAPTHGEIPPQVPVLSVIEVQPLEFRLEARGYGTARPAETWQAIANVAGRVVERRDDLESGTLLPKGTLLLALDPSRYELAIAEAEAELGRLAAEKTHLKTEEDNTRRLLELERDRLILSEQELSRIERMAESGSVSRSVRDEQQRATLAQRQAVASLKNQMALIPSRRKQLQAEMERAETRVAQARRDLEDTRFEAPYDLRLGDVQVEMHQHVAVGQQLFEADSITAAEVEAHIPYAMLRRLMGSVTRSSTISEDSLDLGGRLDLSDIRAEVELVGAEGIGWPARVTRVASGLDPGTRTARVVVTVDEPYRNARPPDHPPLQRNTYVGVRLSTENPEPLLVIPAAAVHHGEVYRVDDQDRLERSPVKVAYEQNDLAVIRSGLTAGDRVIVDDPVPALDGMAVTPRRDEALEQRLQAMAQGEAP; from the coding sequence CATGGCGAGATACCCCCGCAGGTGCCGGTCCTGTCGGTGATCGAGGTGCAGCCGCTGGAGTTTCGGCTTGAGGCCCGCGGCTACGGTACTGCCCGCCCCGCCGAGACCTGGCAGGCCATTGCCAATGTGGCGGGCCGGGTGGTCGAGCGCCGTGACGACCTGGAGAGTGGCACGCTGCTGCCGAAAGGGACCCTGTTGCTGGCCCTGGATCCCAGCCGTTACGAGCTGGCGATTGCCGAGGCGGAAGCCGAACTCGGCAGGCTGGCTGCTGAAAAGACGCATCTGAAGACCGAGGAGGACAACACGCGCCGGCTGCTGGAACTGGAGCGCGATCGCCTGATTCTGTCCGAACAGGAGTTGTCGCGTATCGAGCGTATGGCCGAGAGCGGTTCGGTGTCGCGCTCTGTGCGTGACGAGCAGCAACGGGCCACCCTGGCGCAACGTCAGGCCGTGGCCTCCCTCAAAAACCAGATGGCGCTCATTCCCTCTCGCCGGAAACAGCTCCAGGCGGAGATGGAGCGGGCCGAGACGCGGGTGGCGCAGGCCAGACGGGATCTGGAGGACACCCGCTTTGAGGCACCCTATGACCTGCGTCTTGGTGACGTGCAGGTCGAAATGCACCAGCACGTGGCAGTCGGTCAGCAGTTGTTCGAAGCAGACAGCATAACGGCCGCCGAGGTCGAGGCCCATATTCCCTACGCGATGCTGCGCCGTCTGATGGGCAGTGTGACTCGCTCCTCGACGATCTCCGAGGATTCGCTGGACCTTGGGGGACGTCTGGATTTGTCGGATATTCGTGCCGAGGTGGAGCTTGTCGGGGCCGAGGGTATCGGCTGGCCGGCACGGGTCACGCGGGTGGCCAGCGGTCTGGACCCTGGCACCCGCACCGCCCGGGTGGTGGTCACGGTCGATGAGCCCTACCGCAATGCCCGGCCGCCGGACCATCCGCCGCTGCAGCGGAATACCTACGTGGGCGTGCGGCTCTCCACCGAAAATCCCGAGCCGCTTCTGGTGATACCGGCCGCGGCCGTCCACCACGGCGAGGTCTACCGGGTTGATGATCAGGACCGCCTGGAGCGCAGCCCGGTAAAGGTGGCCTATGAGCAGAATGACCTGGCGGTAATCCGTTCCGGTCTGACTGCGGGCGATCGGGTGATCGTGGACGACCCGGTGCCGGCCCTGGACGGCATGGCGGTCACTCCACGCAGGGATGAGGCGCTGGAGCAGCGGCTGCAGGCGATGGCGCAGGGAGAGGCGCCATGA